From the genome of Equus przewalskii isolate Varuska chromosome 23, EquPr2, whole genome shotgun sequence:
ACCTCTCTAGCTGAGGGAAGAACCTTCCGTCCACACTTACACCCCTGACCGCTGAGGGAGGGGGCCTCTCTGACTGTCCCCGCCATGACAGGGGCCAGCCACCTCCGAACAGCAAACCCGTAAGCATCAGCTCCAGGACCAGAGGTGAGCGACTGGGGACTTCTGAGGACCTCACTTTGGAGCGTGGGGCTGCCGCATGAGTGGGAATGGGGGGCTGGGGGGCCAGCAGAGGGTGCTTATGTGAGGATAAGATGTAATTGTGGACGCAGAACCGCATTCTCCAATTTAACGCCGAGAAGGACTTGGGCTGGAtgggagggaggccaggaggaTCACGAGGCCCAGAGATGAATTTTCAAGAGACGCGGCAAAGCCTGCAGAGTTTGAAAGAACAGAACGGGAAGACTTTCAGGGAGGCTCGAAGCACGCTCCTGCATGACAAGGATAGCGGGTGCCGGCCCCAGAAGGTTTGAAAGGTGACTCATCTGGAAATCTGATTCCTCCCTCTTGTTCAGTTACCTGAAAAGTTAATTCTTAGAGTCAAGAGTGAGTCGGTCAGTTGAAGTGGCAGAGTGAGTGTGTGCCGCTAACCTACCGTCTGTGCCTTCCCTATGGGCTAGGATTGACCCCTCGGCTCCAGTGTGATGAGGAGTCAGGGACGGCCTtctcctgggggaggagagaaaagacctGCCCGAGTGTGCCTGAGCTTAAGGGCAGAACTCAGACTAGCAAACGCCTGGTTAAGCTCTCTATCCTCCCGAGTTTGGGCTCCCTACACGTGTTCTTTGGCCCATTATAACCCCCCATTTCTTCACTCTTCTTGGTCAAATTCTGATTAGCAGGTTGTTGGCTAGAGAGAACCGTCCTGGGGCAAGGAGGGAGGCGCAGGGTGTGTGTGATGTGGATGCGcgtggtgggggagggcagaCAGTGAGATAGCCAGATCAGCCAGTAGGAGGTTGAGGGACAGAAAGACCCTCACCTCGCCCCAGTGTATCCCAATAAGGCCACATATTTGCAATATTCTAACACTGGGAACCCACCGTGGTCTCAGGTTTCCCATCTGTGTGCCCCCAGTGCTGGCTGAGGCAGAGCCAAGGAGCCTTATTCTGGCGTACATGACTCCTGGGGCAGAGGGCCTGCCTCAGTGGGACGCTTTCTTTCCTCCAGCAGgatccttctggttcttcctTTGCTGAAAATGGGCTCTCCAATGCAGAgggctgccctcctctccctgagTCTGATCCTGCTTCTCTGGAGCCAGAGGCCAGGAGTCCAGGGCCAAGAGTTCCAGTTTGGGTCCTGCCGAGTAGAAGGGGTAGTTCTCCAGGAACTGTGGGCGGCCTTCCGGGCTGTGAAGGACGTCGTGGTGAGTGAAGCGTTGTTCTGAACCCAGCCACGGTGGTCACCGTGGGCAGAGGATCATATTTCATGATTATGGAGCCCTTTGTACCTCGCTAATCATTTTCGTATACAACGATTTTGTGAAGTCAGAGGCATCACAAGCCCACATTTCCTCTTGcacgtgaggaaactgaggctcagaaggacATGGTTAgtctacagtaaaaaaaaaacacagcccAAGGGGAATAAGGAAGGGAGCCTGATTCATCCGGGCTTCATCTATGTCCCATGGGGACGTGAGACTCCACCAACCGGAAGTCACAGGAAATTCTTTGAGACCAGTGGGAGTTTTCCCTACTGCTTTGTCAGGCTCTAGATAGTCTGTCCCCATCCGCCCAACCCTTGCCTAAAGGTAGAAAGAATGGTTAATGCTGAGGTGGGATGGGGTGGCTTGTGAAACATGACTGGGGCTATCTCCTGGGCATGAAAGTGCTCCAGTCTGTACACTCGAAGTTGCTCTCCACACCTTAAAGAAGATCAGACACAAGGCAGAAAGAGGGAGCTTGATGAggcagcctggggagaggggagagtgcTGGGCAGGGGACAGGATGTGATCCTGACCTTGAAACCAACTGGTACAgtaacccccaccccccaccgcccACCCCgatcagtttccttatttgcacAATGAAGAGGTGGGACAAATGAGCTCTAAAGCTGCTTCCTCACAAGGATTCTTTCACTGCAAACTGAAGAACCGGGATGAGTGGCTGGGCTACAGGGGAAGCACCAAGGGTGTGAGCTTGGAGGTGCAGCCTGCCCACGTCCCCTGacctgccccccctccccccccattGGGAACGTGGAGGCAAAATCCTGCCCCTAGTGGTTCCTAAGCCAAATAGGCTTATTTCCTCCTGTCTCAAGTGACCAAGGAATCAAACTGGGCTCTCATCAAGCCCACATTCAGGCTCTAAGAACTCTTGGGATTCAGTCTGCCCCTGGGGACCAAGATTAGTGACTTTCTGTGGTTGGAAACTTGTACCCCTACCCCAGaggccagctcagcccagcccttCCTGGGTCCTCCTGTGGTCCTTCTGGCCTCTGAGATCTCACAGACTGGATAAATGGAGGGGTGTGGGGGAGCAGCACAAACGTGCAAGGTTGGGTACTGTGCTGACCCCCAACCTGGAgacatcttttctttctgtccccGAAGCAAGCTCAGGATAACATCACGGGCGTCCGGCTGCTGCGGAAGGAGGTCCTGCAGAACGTCTCGGTAATCAGACCTTGGGGAAGGAGGATGCTTCCCTCTTTGTGGCTGGCCTActgtgggtgggggtgaggggctgcCTAGGGGAGGCTGACAGAAGCCCTTTACTTCTCCCTGGGTTAAGCCTACACAAGACAGGGCTGGGCACTGAGCCGGAGAAGTCAACGTCTGGGGTCGTCATCACTGTATTTGGGTTCTGTGGGTATGCGTGTGGCGACACAGCGTGGGAGGGAACTAAGGCTTGTAAACATCTTTCTCCATTTAGCCAGAGAGTTGccatccatctttctctctcttttgcttggGAAGGTCCAGTGGGCATCTGCTTAGGTCTCTTCcatttccatccttttttctcACCCATTATTGTCTTCTCATCACCCATTTAGTCAGTCAGTGAGCACAAACATACTCAGCCCTGATCCCTGAAAGGTGCTGAGCTTTGCTCTGTGGGTTTGAGGGGCGAGAGTGCAATCCCTGAGTTCAAGGATGttggttttctttcctcctccttccagtcCTTGTCCCTCCCAACTTCCAACCATCAAGTTCTGGGGGCTTTTCAGGATCCATCACCTCCCAGAGCTACGAGAGAGGCCATGTGATCTAGAAGGAAGCACATTAACCAGATGGGGAGTCAGGAGTCCTGGGAGCTAGGCTGTGTCTGCCGcaggctggctgtgtgaccctgggcaggtcccTCCTCTCCGGGTCTGCAGTTCCTCCCGTAAAACAAAGGCACCGCTCTGCGTGGCCCCTGAAGGCTCCTCCAGGTCTCACGTTTATCAGCATCTCCCAGGAGATCCCTGCCTCTACTGTGCATCTCTTGCCTCATGTAGCATGTGGGTTGTTCATCTGGGGGGGCAGGCTGGGCAGAGGCTCCACAGTGACTCAGACCCTCCCCAGGACGCCGAAAGCTGTTACCTCAGCCAAGCCTTGCTGAAGTTCTACCTGGATACCGTCTTCAAAAACTACCACGGTAAGGCAGCTGAATTCAGGATCCTGAAGTCATTCTCTACTCTGGCCAACAACTTTATTGCCATCACGTCAAGACTGCGACCCAGTGTGAGTAGAACAATGCTGGGACTGGGGCCCATGGGAAACAGTGCGTTTTGAGAAGACTCCCCTCCCCTTATCTGGTCCTGGCTTTTACTCCACAAGAGAGAGTCGTGGGTGTCATGGaaaagagcacaggctctgacCCCAGCAGTTCTGGGTTCAAGTCCAGGTCTGGTTCTAACCAGCTGGGTGACCCTTTGCAAGGGGgtcagcctctctgggcttcagttttcttacctaCAAAACATGGAGGATCAGCCCCACCTGTCAAAACTGCTGTGGGAATGAAAGGAGGCAGCCCCTGCCACATGGCGGGAGTTCAGCATTGGCTACCTGAGGACGTGGGATTCAGAGCTGTCCTCTTAGGCCTTGGGAACCCCTCTGGCATCACTGGGAAGAAGCGGGAGGCGGCTTGCCTCTGCTGCTACCCAGCACTTGGCacaatgtcttttttctgttatcCAGCAGGAAAATGAGATGTTTTCCATCAGTGAGAGTGCACGCAGGCGGTTTCTGCTGTTCCAGCGAGAATTTAAACAGGTAATCAAGGCTAGGAGCGAGAGTTTGCCCCTCCAGCAAAGACTAGCCTGAACTGTCACATGAGGGTGCCTCAGAGAGAGAATGCAGAATTCAGTGCAGGTGGCTCCACCAGGCTTGCCCCAAAGCCACGTGATTTAGCAGGAACACAGGTATAGTTGCATTCATTAGCATTTACTTTGCATAAGCACCACAAACTACATGGCCTATTTTTCTGCCAGTTTTCAAGTTAAAATGCTATTCTATTTCCCTACGAGATGATTTCACTACTGGGGACTTGCCCTGTGAGTTTTCTGAGTACCTGAGCTGGGCAATTGGAGTCGGAAGTgggggagaaagaagggagaccACCCCACCACATACACATCTGCAGGATTTTCCATAAGGCTCAAATGGTCTAGTTTGTGAAAAAAATTAGGGGAAATTATATTGCCTTTTCCCAAATAAAGACAGCAAAGAATATCTAAATTTCATCCCCAGCTCCCCCGAAAAACATACACAATCTGACTGCTTTTTGAGGAACAGATACGTCAGTCTATAAATAAATGGTGAGGAGCAATAATGTACAATGGAAAGAGACCtcctgcgcctcagtttccttacctgtacaGTGGCTCAGGAAGCGGACCAGGCCCACTGTGCACTGGGATTAGACGCTTTTCCCTTGCTCCTTACCCACTGATGCTCCCTGGCTCACTTGTCCTCACTCCTAAAGCAGACAACACACAGAGGCAGGGAGCAAGCGATGGGCTGGTGAGCTCGTCAGAGGCCATCCCGAGGGGATGAGGCCCATGATTCCGAATCAGGCCCATTTCGGGAGTGGTGGTGGGAAGGAAAGCTGTTCTTGTGGCTAACATGACACATCTTCATCTCTCGCTTCCCTTTAGCTGGACATAGAAGCAGCTCTGACCAAAGCCTTTGGAGAAGTGGACATTCTCCTGACCTGGATGGAGAAATTCTACCAGCCCTGAACGCCCAGACCAGGATACCCTCCTGGTTCTCCGTGTCATTTCAAACGAGCGCGCCTTCCCGTGATGCTCTCTGGGCGCTTCACGCCCTTGACCACGGGCCCCGTTCTTGGCCCAGGCTTATCCTCAAAGACTTCATTCTTTAAGTGGCCCCAAAGACAGCCACGGAAGGTTCCCTTGGATGCTGTGAATAATCTACAAGCAGATTCTTATATTTATTACAACTCTATTTAATTCGTGTCAGTGTTTTAACTGATGCCATATTTATTGGTGAGACTGTAAGTTCTGTGAAGGCAGCAGGGACACCCCTTGCTTCTCTTTTATCCACCACAATCCTGGCCACTGCATGGGGCAGTGGACAGGCGCTTGGCAAATGCTTAATAAACTGGATTTTTTGCCTGTCTTTGAATTGCTGAGGAATCATGAGGGGTGCTGAGATGTGAAGTTGAACTTTCGGGCATGGAAATCACATTGTTGTGACATCTGCAGGAACAGACCACTGGGCTGGGGGCGAGGCGCACCGTTTGAAATACAAACGACAAAAGATGTGATGTGGGCCAAATGCCCAGCACAAAGCAGGCTCTCACTGAACACTTCATTTCTTGCCCgcactccccaccccactctcccACCATCCCTTCCCCTTGGTGCCTCCTTTCTTAGCCTACTCATTCTTCCCTTATCTGCCACTTGAGAGGTGCCAGTGTCCGTCTGGCACTGCCAGCGGTGTCATCGTACTGCTGTACTGTCCAATCTGTGATGACATTCCCTGCTAAGAAAAGGCAGGGACCTCAAGTCTGGCTgcctttcctttctatttctggaCAAGTGCCCAGTGAGGCTGAGCTGGGTGTCTGGGAAAGGGCTTCTTCCTCATGGCAAGACTGGGCATTCTCTAGTCTCAAGCTCTGGATGAACTCTGGAGTTGACTTCAAGCCAAAGATAGAATGTCTGCTATGCCTTTGCTCAGAAATCTTAAGAGAAAGAGTCTATGTAGGAGGTGGGCTGTCTCTTCTCCCATGATCCAAGTGCTGCAGAGGCCCTGGCCCTCCAGGAATCCAGACGACTGTCCTTCCCCACCTTGCTACAAATGACCTGGAACTGGCAAAGAGATGAGGTGCACTTCAGAAAGCAGAGAGATGTAAAGGTTTTGGATGGCTAAAATAGACCAATGTTAAGGTGAgtgcacaggggctggccccgtggccgagtggttaagttctcacactctgcttcagcggcccagggtttcaccggtttggatcctgggcatggacatggcaccactcatgaggccacgctgagcatcccacatggcacaaccaaaaggtcctacaactagaatatacaactatgtactagggggcttttaaaaataaaaaaaaaatgatgagtgcACAAATATCAGTGCTAGGCGATGGAAGAAGGGTAAAGAGATGACAAAACCGATTCTATTTCTAAAAGACAAGAAGTTCTGGGGTCGGGGTACTTAACAGCatcaagggaggagagagagtaaAGAGGATTtagggagatatatatatatatatatatacacacataacacTAACACTAACAAGCACAGCTCTGAAAATTTAGAACTCTTCATCACATCAAAATTAATTGCCCTTAACGTAAGATTCAAGATGAGTAGAAGCTCACTAGTAAGTGCCGGCCCTAAGATGAGGGCAAAGATGTTGACAGGGGTGTTTACCAGGCCCCCTCTCAGCTCATGGGCTGAGGCGTGTCCTCACAATGCAATCCAGGGGCCTTCTACTGGAGTGAAGCCCAAGCCTGGGGAGGGTTCCAGAAGCAACAGCTGTGCCTAAGCTCTAGCCCAAGGTCGAGCCACATGGTCTAGAGCCAGGGCAGCAAAGACCCTCTGCAAATCCCACAGCCTGTCACACAGCTTGGAAAGGAAGCAGGTGGCATTGGACAAACGCTCTGCATGCCCAGAGCCCACCTGAAAACCACATGGGGCTGCAAAGGTGCGTAAGAAGAGCAGCGGGGACTGTGCCATGACCCCGACATGGCACAATTATTCTAACATCCACTCAAGAGGGCTATGCTGGGGGCAGTCAGACAGGAACGAGACTCAAGGAGGGATGTGGGAGGTAATGAGGGCTCCAAAAACATACTGAGCAGGTGCTGGAAACCAGCGGACACACAAGACTCAGTGGCACAAAGGTCTGGGCCCAGGGCGACAGCTGGAGAGGTGAG
Proteins encoded in this window:
- the IL24 gene encoding interleukin-24, whose protein sequence is MGSPMQRAALLSLSLILLLWSQRPGVQGQEFQFGSCRVEGVVLQELWAAFRAVKDVVQAQDNITGVRLLRKEVLQNVSDAESCYLSQALLKFYLDTVFKNYHGKAAEFRILKSFSTLANNFIAITSRLRPSQENEMFSISESARRRFLLFQREFKQLDIEAALTKAFGEVDILLTWMEKFYQP